A window of Motilibacter rhizosphaerae genomic DNA:
GTCGTACACCGCGCCGAACGGCAAGGAGATCACGGTCGTCGTCAAGGCGGCGGCGCCGTACGCCCGCTGACGCTCCTCCCGCCCGGTCAGCGAACGGGGGCACCCAGGACGGCTCCGGCCGGAACTGGGTGCCCCTGTTCGCGTGCGGTGCGCGGCCCCTCCATCGAACAGGGGCACCCAGTGGCGGCCGGAGTGCCAGTGGGTGCCCCCGTTCCCAGCGGGGCGGGCGCGCCCGCCGCTCCGTACGCGCCCGTCCGAGTGGTCCTCGACGGGGCCGCGGAAAAGAACTTGCATGCTGCAGGCATCCGCCCTACAGTTCCTTGCATGGCCCAAGCAACCAGCACGAGCACTCCGCTCGAGACGCCGGTCGAGGGTCTCGAGAGCACCGTCGAGGGCGTCGTCACCGCGCTCTACGGCAGCCTGCGCACGCTCAAGCGCGCCGGCTCCGAGACCGGCGTCGACGGCGCTGCGTCCTTCGTCCTGCACTACCTGCTGGCGAAGGGCGCCGTCCGGCCCAGCGAGCTCGCGGCCGAGATGTGCCTGGACGGCTCCACCGTGAGCCGGCACCTCCAGGCGCTCGAGCGCCTCGACCTCGTGAGCCGGGAGCGCGACCCCGCCGACGGGCGTGCCTTCCGGGTGACGTGCACCGAGGCGGGGCGCGCGGCGCACGCCGCCAGCATCGCGGCCCGGACCGCCATGCTCACCTCCGCCGTCGAGTCCTGGGACCCGACCGACCTGTCGCAGCTCGAGCAGCTGCTCCGCCGCCTCGCCGACGACCTCGCGAAGGCGCCCACCACCCGCACGACCACCCCGGTCGCGACCACCCCGGTCAGCGACCGCGAGACGGGAGACCCCCGATGAGTGCGACGACCGCACCCCCCACCCCCACCTACCTGCCGCAGCGCCAGCTGATCACCGTCATCGGTGCGCTCATGCTCGGCATGCTGCTGGCGGCGCTCGACCAGACGATCGTCTCGACGGCGCTCCCGCGCATCGTCAGCGACTTCGGCGGCGTCGACAAGCTGTCGTGGGTCGCCACGGCGTACCTCCTGACCTCGACGGCGGCCACCCCGCTCTACGGCAAGGTTAGCGACATGTTCGGCCGCAAGCTGGTGTTCCAGTTCGCGATCGTCACGTTCCTCCTCGGCTCCGCGCTCGCCGGCGCGTCGCAGAACATGGGCGAGCTCATCGCGACCCGGGCCCTGCAGGGCATCGGGGCCGGTGGCCTCATGGCCCTGGTGTTCGCGATCATCGGCGACATCGTGCCGCCGCGCGAGCGCCCGAAGTACATGGCGCCGTTCGTCGGCGTCTGGGGCCTCGCGAGCGTCGCGGGCCCGCTGCTCGGCGGCTTCTTCACCCAGCACCTGTCGTGGCGCTGGATCTTCTACGTCAACCTGCCCGTCGGCGCCGTCACCCTCGTCGTCGTCGCCGCGGTGCTGAAGCTGCCGGTGCACAAGCAGCAGCACAAGGTCGACTACACCGGTGCCGCTCTGCTCGTCGCCGCCGTGACCTCGCTGCTGCTCTACCTGTCCTGGGCCGGCACCGAGTACGGCTGGGTCGACGGCCGCTCGCTCGCCCTCGCCGCCCTCGGCGTCGTGCTCGGCGTGGTCTTCGTCCTGCAGGAGCGCCGCGCGGCCGAGCCGATCGTGCCGCTCGACCTGTTCCGCAACGACGTGGTCTCGGTGACGAGCGTCATCGGCTTCGTCCTCGGCACCGTGATGTTCGGCTCGACGATCTACATCCCGCTCTACCTGCAGATCGTGAAGGGCTACTCCCCTACCGAGTCGGGCCTGCGCATGCTGCCCCTCATGCTCGGCATCGCGATCGCCTCGATCACGTCCGGCCGGCTGATCTCGCGCTTCAACCGCTACAAGGTCTTCCCGATCATCGGGACGATCACCTTCACCATCGGGCTGTTCCTCATGTCACGGCTCGCCGCGGACACCTCGGCGCTCTACTCGGGCATCGCGATGTTCGTCGTCGGCGCCGGCGTCGGCCTCGTGATGCAGGTGCTCATGGTCGCGGTGCAGAACGCCGTGGACTTCTCGGTCCTCGGGGTGGCCACCTCGATGTCGACGTTCTTCCGCAGCATGGGCGGCACCTTCGGCATCGCGGTGCTCGGGGCGGTCCTCACCTCGCGGCTCGGCAACGAGCTCGCCGACCGGGTGCCGGCGTCGGCCGCAGCCAGGCTCGGCGACCCGAAGCAGCTGGAGAACCCGGCGGCCATCGTCAAGCTCCCCGAGCCCGTGCACGGCGAGGTGGTCGAGTCCTTCGTCCACGCGCTGCAGAGCGTCTTCCTCTGGTCGATCCCGGTCGCCGTGGTGGCGTTCGTGTTCTCCCTGCTGCTGCGCGAGGTCCCGCTGCGCGGGCGCACCCCCTCGCCGGAGCAGCGCGCCGAGGGCGAGGCAGCCGAGGTCGCCCCGGTCTTCGCGCTCGACTGACGCAGACCCGCACAAGAAGGGCCCGGCAGGATCTCTCCTGCCGGGCCCTCCTGCTGTCCTGCGGCTACTTCAGCGGGCTGAAGGCCCACATCCCCATGAGCGCGTGCGGCATCCCGGTCGTCTCGTCCGGCACCCAGCAGAAGCCGCCGTACGGGCCGGCGGGCGCGGAGTACGTCAGCAGCTGGGACTGCCCGGGCGAGAGCACGTCGGTGCCGAAGGCGATGCCGGTGAGCGGCGGCGGGCCGGGGTTCTTGCCGGCGGCGGCGAGCTTGAGGAAGGCCGCGAGCTTCGCCTTCGTCGAGCCCTTCTTCAGCCCTTCGAGGAAGAGGAAGTGCAGGTCGTCGCTCGTGTTCTTGACCAGCAGCGTCCCGGACTTCGGCAGGGTGGACGGCAGGCGGAACCGCTCCCCGTCGACCATCGTCGCCGTTGCGGTGGACTTCGGGGCGGTGTGCGTCGCGGCCCCGCTGATGGTGAGCGTGCGGACCGAGAAGCTCGCCTCGTCGATGGCGTAGTAGGTGCCGGGTGTGAGGGTGAGCCACGCGGTCAGCGGCGTCGCCTTGCCGACGTCGGCGCCGCCGTAGAAGGTCGCGCCCGCGTGCAGCTTGCGGGTGGTGGCGGCTGCCTGGGCGGGCGTCGTGCCGTCGCCGCTGACCACGCGGATCCACCCCGCGATCTGCTTCGAGGTGTAGCCCTTCTTGGGCTTGAAGACGAGGAAGCCGACCGTCTCGTCAGCGGGCACGGTCGGCGTCGAGACGGCGAAGGAGACCGCGCCGGAGTGCGTGACCTTCGTGGTCGAGAGGTGGAACGCCTTCGCGGTCAGCGAGACGGTCACGTCGGCACCGGGGGCCGCGGCCGGGTCGGCGGCCGAGGCGGCGCCGGGGGCGGCCGCGAGGAGCAGGGCGGCCGCGGGCAGTGCCGCGAGGATGCGCTTGTGCACGGAGGTCCTTCCAGGTGGGAGCGGTGCTGGCTGCGACGTGACGCTAGGAGGTCGGGCGCCCGCGCGACGCCGCTCCTCCCGCACGCTGCCCGAAGGGGCGCCCGCTCGGCGGACCGGTGCGCGGTCGGACCGCAACCAGGACCCCTCGGGGCGCGTCAACCGGTCGTAGGGAGCAGCGAGCGGAGGAGCGTGGGGGCGTGACGGAGGACGAGTTCAGCCAGTTGTACGCCGCCAGCCAGCCCCGGCTGGTCCGGGCGGTGTACGCGGTGACCGGCGACCTCGGCGAGGCGCAGGACGTCGTCAGCGAGACCTTCGTCCGCGCCTGGACGAAGCGCCGCACGCTCGGTGACGTCGACGCGCCCGAGGCGTGGCTGCGCACGGTGGCGCTGCGCCTCGCGGTGAGCAGGTGGCGGCGGGCGCGGACGTCGGCGGCGGCCTGGCGGCGGCACGGTCCGCCGCCCGACGTACCCGGCCTCTCACCGGACAGCGTCGCGCTCGTCGCCGCGCTGCAGCGGCTGCCCGACGCCCAGCGCGTCGTCACGGTCCTGCACTACCTCTACGACCTGCCCCTCGAGCAGATCGCCGTCGAGACCTCGACGTCGCTCGGCTCGGTGAAGTCCCGGCTGTTCCGGGCCCGCAGCGCGCTCGCGCCGCTGCTCGACGACTCGCTCCACGACCCGACTCCGGAGGAACCCCGTGTCCGAACCGCGCCTCGCTGAGGCCTTCCACCGGCTCGACGACGAACTGCCCGTCGACCCCGGAGCCGCCCCGGCACACCTCGTCCGCCGCGCGCAGCGCCGGCACGTCGTCCGTCGCGCCACCGCGGGGAGCACGGCGGTCGTCGTGGCCGCCGCGCTGACCGGCACCGCGGCCGCCGAGGACTGGGGGCCGTTCGCGCAGGGGCACGGCCGCACCGTCGTCGCTGGCAACGAGCCCGACGTCGTCGTCACCCCGGTGCCGGCGCCGTGCACGGACCCCGACACGTACAGCACGTCGGGCTCCGGCCCGGCGGAGGTCGACCTGCCCGCCGCCGCCTCCGCGCAGGCTGAGCAGCTGCTCACCCCGCCCCTGCTCGGCTGGCCGGCGCAGAAGGGGCCGGGCGCCGGCTCGGCGCGCGGCTTCCGCGGCACTGCCGACGCCAGTGCGTACGTCGGCGCGGCGTCCACGGACTTCACCTCCGCCGACGACGCCAAGGGCCAGCACTTCGAGCTGGGCGAGGTCGTCGCGAAGCTCGCGCCGGGCAAGGCGGACACCGTCTACGCCTCCGCGCTCCGCCTGCTGACCTGCACGAGCAAGGACCACCAGGCGAGCGTCCTGGGGGCGGGGCCGGGGTGGGTCGCGGTCAAGGAGTTCACCGTCGTGGCCGACGACGGCAACGGCCAGTGGCAGTGGGTCGTCCTGGCGCGCGACGGCGACGTCGTGGCGGAGTCCGACCTGAACGTCTGGGGGAAGACCGAGGCGCAGTACGACGCCCACCTCTCGCCGACGTGGCTCGCAGCACTGGGCGAGGCCATGGTCGCCCGGCTCGCCGGCCAGACCGCGCCCGTGGTGGGCGCGCCGACCACGACCGGCTGACCCTCGGTACCCAACGTCGTGGCCCTGGTTCGCGCTCCGGCACCGCACCAGGGCCACGACGTCGGGTGCCTGGCGCTAGCCTCCGGGCCATGGCGATCATCCACCGGGCGGAGCTCACCCCCGGCAAGCTCGAGCTGCTCGAGCAGTGGCTCCCCCGGCAGTCCTGGTACGCCGGGTCCGCACCACTGGAACGGCTGGGCGCGTACCGGTTCGACGATCCCGCCGGCGAGGTCGGGGTCGAGGTGCTGCTCGTGTCCGGTGGCGGGCGGTGGCAGGTGCCGCTGACCTACCGCGCGGCGCCGCTCGACGGGGCCGACGAGCACCTCGTCGGCACCACGCAGCACTCGGTGCTCGGGCACCGCTGGGTCTACGACGGGTGCGCGGACCCGGTGGCGGTCGCGCTGCTCGCCGACGCCGTACGCACCGGCGCCGGCGAGGCGCAGGAGTACGTCGAGACCGACGGCGAGCTCGTGCCGCGGGCGGCCTCCGCGTCGGTACGCGGCAGCGGCGGCGCCGGGTCGGAGCTGGTCGTCCGCCGCCACCTCGACGGCGGCTGGGACGTGCCTGCGGGCGCGCCGGTGCTCACCGGCACTTGGGAGGGACAGGCCGAGCCCCTCGTGCTCGCGGCTCTGCTGCCCTGACCCCGAGCTAGGCCGTCCGCACAGCCGGGGTGTTCCACTGCGCGGGCAGCGGTTCCAGCAGCGGAGGGCCCAGCCGGGGCGGCTGGCCGGTCGCCTCGAGGACGGCCAGCCAGAGGTCGCCGTCGGGGGCGACGGTGTTGCGCGCGCTGACCGCCAGCGGGATCGGCACGTGCACGAAGCGGCCGCGCCAGCGGCCGACCACGATCGCGGTCCGTCCGGCCATCGCCGCGTGCACCGCGGTGTGGGCCAGCCGCATGCAGTAGACGCTGTCGTACGCGTTGGCCGGCACGCTGCGGATCGCGTAGCTCGGGTCGATGTAGCGCAGGTTGAGCTCCTCGCCCTTGCGGGCGAAGGACTCCTGGATCCGGTCGCGCAGCAGCACGCCCACGTCGCCGAGCTTCGCGTTGCCCGACGCGTCGCGCTGCCGCGAGGCCGGGAGGTACTCCTGGCCGGCACCTTCGGCGACCACGACCACCGCGTGGCCCTGGTCGCGCACCCGCCGGTGCAGGTGGTCGAGCAGGCCGCCCTCCCCGTCGAGCGCGAACGGCACCTCGGGGATGAGGACGACGTCAGCACCGCGGTGGGCGAGAGCGGCGTAGCAGGCGATGAAACCGCTGTGCCGCCCCATGAGCTTGACCAGGCCGACACCCGCGGGCGCGCTGCGCGCCTCGACGTGCGCGGCGCGGATCGCCTCAGCGGCAGCCGCGTAGGCGCTCTGGAAGCCGAAGCTCTGCTCGATGAAGGGGATGTCGTTGTCGATGGTCTTCGGCACCCCGACGACGGCGATGGCCGCCCCGCGGCTGCGCGCGCACTCGGCGATGCGCAGCGCACCGCGCATCGAGCCGTCGCCGCCGACGACGAACAGGACGTCGATCCCCCAGCGCTGCAGGGTGTCCACGACCTCCTCGGGGTCCTGCTCGCCGCGCGAGCTGCCGAGCACCGACCCGCCGGACTCGCCGATGCCGCTGACGGACTCGAGGGTGAGCGCCACCGGGCTGAGGCCGTAGCGCGGCACGAGGCCGCGGAACCCGTCCCGGAAGCCCAGGACCCGCCGGACGCCGTAGTGCGTCGTCAGCTCGAGGGTCAGCGCGCGGATCACGTCGTTGAGGCCCGGGCACAGGCCTCCGCACGTGACGATGCCGGCGCGTACGGTCCGCGGGTCGAAGAAGAGCCGGCGTCGCGGCCCTCCGGGCTCGAACGACGGCAGGTCGGCGAGACCCTCGTGGGCAGCGAGGGCAGACACCGTGTCGTCGAGCAGCACCCGGTCGTCCTCGGCGACGTAGTGCTCGGTCGTGCGGCGGCCCGCGAGCAGGCCGGCCAGCGGCGACCCGTACGCCCGCGGCCCGAGGGTCGTCACCTCGAGCTCGGCGCGCGTCGGGCTGTGCTCCGGTGGAGGCACGAGGTCCATGGGCCGAGGATCGCACCCGGACTTCTCCGGCGCGGATCCGTCCTGTTACGGGAGCGTCTCCCACCGCACCGCCCGGTCCTGGCAGGATGCGGCCGTGCCCGCGGCCAGCACCTCGCGCGTCGAGGCCTTCAGCGACGGCGTCTTCGCGATCGCGATCACCCTGCTGGTGCTGGAGATCCGCGTGCCGGAGGACACGAGGCACCTGGCGCACGGGCTGCTCGATCTGTGGCCGTCGTACCTCGCCTTCGGCGTCTCGTTCCTCCTGGTCGGGCTGGTGTGGGCGAACCACCACGTGATGTTCGAGCACATCCGCGCGGCCGACCGGCCGCTGCTGTTCCTCAACACGCTGCTGCTGATGAACGTCTCGTTCCTCCCGTTCGCCGCTGCTGTGCTCGCCGCCGCCCTGCGTGACGGGCACGGCGAGCGCACTGCCGTCGTGCTCTACGGCGGCACGCTGGTCGTGGGCGGGGTGTTCTTCAACGCCATCTGGGAGTGGGCGCGGCGCGGGCACCAGCTGCTCGGCACCTCGATCGACCCCGCGGGGGCGCGGGCGGTCAGCCGGCGCTTCCTGCTCGGCCCTGCGCTGTACGCGGCCGGCACCGCGCTGGGGGCCGCGGTGCCGCTGCTCGGGCTGCTGGTGTTCGCCGCGCTGATCGTCTTCTACTGGCTGCCGGTGACCGCCCGCTGACACCCGACGTTGTGTGGCTGGTTCGGTGCCATCACGCGAACCAGCACCACAACGTTGGGTTCCGCTCTGCGCGGACAGCCGCCCTCTCGCGCGGGCGGGACGCCGGACGTACGGTCGGAGCGTGAGAGCCGCCACCCTCGGCGCCCTGCGCGCCTCCGGACACGTCCACCGCACGGTCAAGGAAGAGCTCCGCGACAACCTGCTCGCCGCGATGCGCTCCGGCGAGGGGCGCTTCCCGGGCATCGTCGGCTTCGACGAGACCGTCCTCCCCCAGCTCGAGCGCGCGATCATCGCCGGCCACGACGTGGTGCTGCTCGGCGAGCGCGGCCAGGGCAAGACGCGCCTGATCCGTACGCTCATCACCCTGCTCGACGAGTGGGCGCCCGTGGTCG
This region includes:
- a CDS encoding SigE family RNA polymerase sigma factor, which produces MTEDEFSQLYAASQPRLVRAVYAVTGDLGEAQDVVSETFVRAWTKRRTLGDVDAPEAWLRTVALRLAVSRWRRARTSAAAWRRHGPPPDVPGLSPDSVALVAALQRLPDAQRVVTVLHYLYDLPLEQIAVETSTSLGSVKSRLFRARSALAPLLDDSLHDPTPEEPRVRTAPR
- a CDS encoding TMEM175 family protein → MPAASTSRVEAFSDGVFAIAITLLVLEIRVPEDTRHLAHGLLDLWPSYLAFGVSFLLVGLVWANHHVMFEHIRAADRPLLFLNTLLLMNVSFLPFAAAVLAAALRDGHGERTAVVLYGGTLVVGGVFFNAIWEWARRGHQLLGTSIDPAGARAVSRRFLLGPALYAAGTALGAAVPLLGLLVFAALIVFYWLPVTAR
- a CDS encoding MDR family MFS transporter, translated to MSATTAPPTPTYLPQRQLITVIGALMLGMLLAALDQTIVSTALPRIVSDFGGVDKLSWVATAYLLTSTAATPLYGKVSDMFGRKLVFQFAIVTFLLGSALAGASQNMGELIATRALQGIGAGGLMALVFAIIGDIVPPRERPKYMAPFVGVWGLASVAGPLLGGFFTQHLSWRWIFYVNLPVGAVTLVVVAAVLKLPVHKQQHKVDYTGAALLVAAVTSLLLYLSWAGTEYGWVDGRSLALAALGVVLGVVFVLQERRAAEPIVPLDLFRNDVVSVTSVIGFVLGTVMFGSTIYIPLYLQIVKGYSPTESGLRMLPLMLGIAIASITSGRLISRFNRYKVFPIIGTITFTIGLFLMSRLAADTSALYSGIAMFVVGAGVGLVMQVLMVAVQNAVDFSVLGVATSMSTFFRSMGGTFGIAVLGAVLTSRLGNELADRVPASAAARLGDPKQLENPAAIVKLPEPVHGEVVESFVHALQSVFLWSIPVAVVAFVFSLLLREVPLRGRTPSPEQRAEGEAAEVAPVFALD
- a CDS encoding ATP-dependent 6-phosphofructokinase, coding for MDLVPPPEHSPTRAELEVTTLGPRAYGSPLAGLLAGRRTTEHYVAEDDRVLLDDTVSALAAHEGLADLPSFEPGGPRRRLFFDPRTVRAGIVTCGGLCPGLNDVIRALTLELTTHYGVRRVLGFRDGFRGLVPRYGLSPVALTLESVSGIGESGGSVLGSSRGEQDPEEVVDTLQRWGIDVLFVVGGDGSMRGALRIAECARSRGAAIAVVGVPKTIDNDIPFIEQSFGFQSAYAAAAEAIRAAHVEARSAPAGVGLVKLMGRHSGFIACYAALAHRGADVVLIPEVPFALDGEGGLLDHLHRRVRDQGHAVVVVAEGAGQEYLPASRQRDASGNAKLGDVGVLLRDRIQESFARKGEELNLRYIDPSYAIRSVPANAYDSVYCMRLAHTAVHAAMAGRTAIVVGRWRGRFVHVPIPLAVSARNTVAPDGDLWLAVLEATGQPPRLGPPLLEPLPAQWNTPAVRTA
- a CDS encoding MarR family winged helix-turn-helix transcriptional regulator, with the protein product MAQATSTSTPLETPVEGLESTVEGVVTALYGSLRTLKRAGSETGVDGAASFVLHYLLAKGAVRPSELAAEMCLDGSTVSRHLQALERLDLVSRERDPADGRAFRVTCTEAGRAAHAASIAARTAMLTSAVESWDPTDLSQLEQLLRRLADDLAKAPTTRTTTPVATTPVSDRETGDPR
- a CDS encoding CG0192-related protein → MAIIHRAELTPGKLELLEQWLPRQSWYAGSAPLERLGAYRFDDPAGEVGVEVLLVSGGGRWQVPLTYRAAPLDGADEHLVGTTQHSVLGHRWVYDGCADPVAVALLADAVRTGAGEAQEYVETDGELVPRAASASVRGSGGAGSELVVRRHLDGGWDVPAGAPVLTGTWEGQAEPLVLAALLP